The Leptospira sp. WS60.C2 genome includes the window AATGATAGAAAGGCCAAGACCTGTTCCTTTTCCACCCTTTGTACTAAAAAATGGATCAAATATTTTATCAAGAATCTCTTTCGGAATTCCATTTCCATTATCAGTAAAACTTAATTTCCAGTATTCTGTATTCTTCATAAATCCAACCTGATATAAGTCAGATTTTTCGTATAAAACTCTTGAAAGAGTGATTGTAATTTTAGGATTTTTTACTTCTTGCAAAGCAAATAGAGAGTTCTCATACAAATTCGACAAAATTTGAAATATTTGAATCGGATCTGCCTCAATGTAAGCAGATTCATTTCCTAAATCAGTGAACAATGAAACTTTGCTAGCTGAAACAAACTTTACTTCATTCAAAACTTGTAAGAGCTGCTCTCGTAGATCGATTTGTCTTGAACTGGAATGATCAATTTTGGAATAGGTAAGAATTTGTTGAATTAAGTTTTTTGCACGATCTAAAGACTTTGATATTCCTTCGATGGCTGGAATGGATTTTTCAATCATTTCATTTGATTCGTTTGTTGACCATTCGGCATTCAAAAACGAAACATAAGCCATCATAGGAGTTAACAAATTATTAAAATCGTGAGCGATTCCACCAGCAAATGTTCCTAAAGCCTCTAGTTTTTGTGCTTGCGCATATGCTCTTTCTAATATAATTTTTTCCGTAATATCCTTTGCTTCTAAAACAATATAAATGATTTTACCGTAAAAATCATTTAAGGGATAAAAATCACAATCAAAGTACTTTTCTCGACCATCGCGCAGACGATAGGAAACCAATACTTCAAATCGCTGATTTTTTAATGTTAACTTCATTCCATAAGTTAACTTCTTAATTGAATCTTCATTTGAATCAGAAAAGATCGAACTAATCAATTCCAGTCCTTGCACATCAGGCTCATTCCGTTCAAAGGAAAGAACAGCATTTCGATTCATTCGGATAATATGACCTTGCAAATCGAGCAAAAAAATTGCTTGTGATGAGTTATTAAATATACCTTTAAATAGTTGCTCATTAAAACGAATCGAACTTTCCAAATCAGAAACATCAGATATATCATGAATGGTTCCGAATATACGAAAACGCTTTTCATCAAATCTTTCGGCTTCTAACCATAAATTCACTTTTTTTCGGCCAATCTTAGTATTAAGAGTTAACACTAATTCTTTTGAAGTATTTTTTAGACTCACTTCATTCCAGATCGACTGAATGGCATTATTTTCTTCAGAATCAAGTAAGGACCAAACTTTTTCCATCATTGGAACTTCGCTAAAATCATACCCCAAGATACGATAAAGTTCGAGAGACCAAAGAGTATTATTTTCAGGGAATATAACCTCGAAGTGCCCTAGATGAGATATCTTTTGGGATCGAGTTAAAATTTGTTCTCCATGAACAAGCATATCCCATGCTTTCTTTTGAGATTGTTTCAACCGATAAGCATCTAACTCACGATTTACAACGAACGGAAGTTTAATGATAGATGACTTTGGTAAAAATTCTGCTGCACCTAAATTGAGATATTCGGATGCGAATTCTTCCGGTATAAATTCAGTAATCAAAATAATTGGTAAATCTGGATTGATTTCCTTAATCCGTTGGATCACATATTTCCCATCAAAATCGGGCAAATAATAGTCAGAGATAACGATATCCCAAGAATTATCTTGTATTCTATTTTCAAATTCTGCTTTCCATTCTACACGATCGGATGTAACGATAAAACCAAAATTCTGCAATACCGATAAAATGGCTTTATAGGAAGCTACAGAATCTTCAACAACTAATATGTTGATTTTCTTTTGATAATCCATAATTGAAATATCTAATTAAACAATCCGAATATTGGCAGCTCCATATCTCCCAATATTTCTGCTTTGTGTTTATAAGCAGTGCCCCTTCCTTCTGCTAAGGCAAATTTACCCTTTGAAAAATCATTGGGAGATAAATACGGGGTATTTGTTTCTAACCGGATTAATTTTTTTCCCTTTTCCTTTGCCAGTAATGTTTTTAGATCTTCTGTTTCTGATTCAATGATTTGAACCGAGGCATCAAGGGCACGTTTCATCAAATTCTTACTAACTGGTCTATTGTTATTTATTTGATGGATCACGATCCTATCAATACTGGGATCCAAAATTAGTTCTTTAATTGGCTCTCCATCTCCAATACCACCATCTAAAAACTCTTGACCTTGGAACTCTTGCACTTCGTAAAGAAAAGGAAAAGCTATAGATGCCATAACTGCATCTAGAACATTTCCTTCCGTGATTAATTCCCTTTTGTTTTTAGATAAATTGGAAACGGCAATGCCTAATTTGATCGACAAATCAGAAAACTTTTTTTTACCCAAGTATGGATATAAAATCTTTCTAGTTGCTTGCCCTGTTAAGACTCCACTAGAACGATTCCATCCTTTTTTTAAAAGACGACCTAACATCGTTAAGGAGTTACCTTCCCAAAAATCTTTTTTTTTCAACCCAAGAACAACCGATTCGAATTCAACCATTTCGCGCCCTGTAGCATAAAGAGCTCCAATCATAGCACCAGAACTGGAACCAGTCACAATCGCAGGTTTAAAACCAATCTCTTGTAACCCTCTCACAAAACCTGTGTGAGCAAAAAAGCCAAAAAATGCTGATTTTAAACACAAAGCAGAGTATTTCTTAGGAAAAATAAGTTCTATCATAGAGTAGTGAATCCGTTGCCTTTTTATGTCTTTCGAAGCCGTCGTGAAACAGAAACTTTTATCATATCATAGAACAATACACCCACAAATGCAACTAGTATCGAAACGCCAAATTGGATAAAATTTAATGGAACAAATCGAAAGAGAGAATTCATTCCTGGAAGATAAATCGATAGCAATAAAACTCCAATTGTTCCTACGAACACATAAGCAATCATTGAATTTTTAATCTTCATCCGACTCCACATAGATTCATGTAAGGATCGATTTGCTAATATTAAAAATAAATTGGAGAATACAAGCGTAACAAAGGTTGCAGTACTCACAACCTGATTTGGTGAATCACCTTTCAAATACATCTGTAGAATCCAGTATGTGGAGACAACAGAAAATAATGAAAATGCCCCCTGAATCAAAGAGTTGATAAATAATTCCTTATCCAATAATGGATCGGATGCATCTCGAGGTTTACGTTTCATCAAATCCGATTCTGCATCTTCTTTTTCAAAAACAA containing:
- a CDS encoding patatin-like phospholipase family protein produces the protein MIELIFPKKYSALCLKSAFFGFFAHTGFVRGLQEIGFKPAIVTGSSSGAMIGALYATGREMVEFESVVLGLKKKDFWEGNSLTMLGRLLKKGWNRSSGVLTGQATRKILYPYLGKKKFSDLSIKLGIAVSNLSKNKRELITEGNVLDAVMASIAFPFLYEVQEFQGQEFLDGGIGDGEPIKELILDPSIDRIVIHQINNNRPVSKNLMKRALDASVQIIESETEDLKTLLAKEKGKKLIRLETNTPYLSPNDFSKGKFALAEGRGTAYKHKAEILGDMELPIFGLFN
- a CDS encoding ATP-binding protein, translating into MDYQKKINILVVEDSVASYKAILSVLQNFGFIVTSDRVEWKAEFENRIQDNSWDIVISDYYLPDFDGKYVIQRIKEINPDLPIILITEFIPEEFASEYLNLGAAEFLPKSSIIKLPFVVNRELDAYRLKQSQKKAWDMLVHGEQILTRSQKISHLGHFEVIFPENNTLWSLELYRILGYDFSEVPMMEKVWSLLDSEENNAIQSIWNEVSLKNTSKELVLTLNTKIGRKKVNLWLEAERFDEKRFRIFGTIHDISDVSDLESSIRFNEQLFKGIFNNSSQAIFLLDLQGHIIRMNRNAVLSFERNEPDVQGLELISSIFSDSNEDSIKKLTYGMKLTLKNQRFEVLVSYRLRDGREKYFDCDFYPLNDFYGKIIYIVLEAKDITEKIILERAYAQAQKLEALGTFAGGIAHDFNNLLTPMMAYVSFLNAEWSTNESNEMIEKSIPAIEGISKSLDRAKNLIQQILTYSKIDHSSSRQIDLREQLLQVLNEVKFVSASKVSLFTDLGNESAYIEADPIQIFQILSNLYENSLFALQEVKNPKITITLSRVLYEKSDLYQVGFMKNTEYWKLSFTDNGNGIPKEILDKIFDPFFSTKGGKGTGLGLSIIYGIMAKMGGTILVDSSVGKGTQFDLYFPAWKTMV